A stretch of the Capsicum annuum cultivar UCD-10X-F1 chromosome 8, UCD10Xv1.1, whole genome shotgun sequence genome encodes the following:
- the LOC107846107 gene encoding uncharacterized protein At5g39865, whose protein sequence is MKSLPTLVFQVNHPTKHFPSQLTTHTQHDNGNMFCQNISFDLSNDVDHEKIDTMDENKGLSDFEYKCPPGGQDAVIFYTTSLRGIRKTFEDCSMIRFLVESFGIVYYERDVSLHIAYRDELWRILGGIRVVPPRLFVKGRHIGGADEVVGLHEQGILKKLLHGIPLISSKFPCKVCCGIRFVMCLSCHGCCKITDQDSNGYRIRCPKCNENGLIKCPVCN, encoded by the coding sequence ATGAAATCCCTTCCAACATTAGTTTTCCAAGTAAATCATCCAACCAAACACTTCCCAAGTCAACTAACAACACACACACAACATGACAATGGTAATATGTTTTGTCAAAACATTAGCTTTGATCTTTCAAATGATGTTGATCATGAGAAAATAGACACCATGGATGAAAACAAAGGCTTGTCTGATTTCGAATACAAGTGTCCACCGGGAGGACAAGACGCGGTCATTTTCTACACCACGAGCCTTAGAGGGATCAGGAAGACATTCGAGGACTGCAGTATGATCCGGTTCTTAGTAGAAAGCTTTGGTATTGTCTACTACGAGAGGGATGTGTCCTTACACATCGCGTATAGAGATGAACTATGGCGGATTCTTGGAGGAATAAGAGTAGTCCCTCCAAGATTGTTTGTTAAAGGAAGACACATTGGTGGTGCTGATGAAGTTGTTGGACTTCATGAACAAGGGATTTTAAAGAAACTGTTACATGGGATACCTTTGATTTCTTCAAAGTTTCCATGTAAAGTGTGTTGTGGGATTAGATTTGTCATGTGTTTGAGTTGTCATGGATGTTGCAAGATCACTGATCAAGATTCTAATGGATATCGAATTCGATGTCCAAAATGTAATGAGAATGGATTGATCAAGTGTCCTGTTTGTAACTAA